One window from the genome of Luteolibacter rhizosphaerae encodes:
- the pheA gene encoding prephenate dehydratase, producing the protein MNLDDIRKGIDEIDGKLLDLLSDRAELVHQVGLVKKRDGLQIYAPEREESLLRRLIERNKGRLPEKSIRAIYREIMSAALALEDDLKIAYLGPEASWTHQAAIKKFGHSVEYTPLHNFAEVFDQVARRRADYGVVPIENSTEGAVSHTLDLFVDSPLQICAQILLRIENCLAASIPREQIKTLYSHPQALAQCRGWILKNFPEAHLIEVSSTTRAAQLATEKAEEGAAAICSPLGAEMHGLAVLEESIQDRATNTTRFLVIGEKTCPVTGKDRTSLLFAIHDRPGSLVRALQAFDQFHINMSKIESRPSKRKDWEYIFYVDLSGHCDDPEVRNGIEELEKHCSMVKLLGSYPDVGE; encoded by the coding sequence ATGAATCTCGACGACATCCGCAAAGGCATCGACGAAATCGACGGCAAGCTTCTCGACCTGCTCTCCGACCGCGCCGAACTGGTCCATCAGGTCGGCCTCGTGAAGAAGCGCGACGGGCTGCAAATCTATGCTCCCGAGCGTGAAGAATCGCTGCTGCGCCGCTTGATCGAACGCAACAAGGGCCGCCTGCCGGAGAAGTCGATTCGCGCGATCTACCGCGAAATCATGTCCGCGGCGCTGGCGCTGGAGGATGACCTGAAGATCGCTTACTTGGGACCCGAGGCTTCTTGGACCCACCAGGCCGCGATCAAGAAGTTCGGCCACTCGGTCGAATACACGCCGCTCCACAACTTCGCCGAGGTCTTCGACCAAGTCGCCCGCCGCCGTGCCGACTATGGCGTGGTGCCGATCGAGAACTCCACCGAAGGCGCGGTCTCGCACACACTGGATCTCTTCGTCGATTCACCCCTGCAGATCTGCGCGCAAATTCTCCTGCGGATCGAGAACTGCCTCGCCGCTTCCATCCCGCGCGAGCAGATCAAGACGCTTTACTCCCACCCGCAGGCGCTCGCGCAGTGCCGAGGCTGGATCTTGAAGAACTTCCCGGAGGCCCATCTCATCGAGGTTTCTTCCACTACCCGTGCTGCCCAGCTCGCCACGGAGAAGGCAGAAGAAGGCGCCGCCGCCATCTGTAGCCCGCTGGGTGCCGAGATGCACGGTCTCGCGGTGCTGGAGGAATCCATCCAAGATCGCGCGACCAATACCACCCGCTTCCTCGTGATCGGCGAGAAGACCTGTCCGGTCACCGGCAAGGACCGCACGTCACTGCTTTTCGCGATCCACGATCGTCCGGGCTCGCTGGTCCGCGCGCTTCAGGCCTTCGATCAATTCCACATCAACATGTCGAAGATCGAGTCCCGCCCCTCCAAGCGGAAGGACTGGGAATACATCTTTTACGTGGACCTGTCTGGACATTGCGATGACCCCGAGGTCCGCAACGGCATCGAGGAACTGGAGAAGCACTGCTCGATGGTGAAGCTGCTGGGGTCTTATCCGGATGTGGGGGAGTAG
- the folE2 gene encoding GTP cyclohydrolase FolE2 has product MKELKDTQNERDDRNLAIDRVGVKGLRFPVEVSDKGGSTQRTVATVALAVDLPHHYKGTHMSRFVEVLNSHGNCLDVRSMAGLPRELLKRLDARKAHVEFQFPFFRSKPAPVTGRAGLMDYEVRFEVEAEKDGPLDFVVTVMVPVATLCPCSKEISDRGAHNQRGVVTYSVRCKEPVWIEDLVQLVERSASCELYSLLKRPDEKAVTERAYDNPVFVEDLVRNVASRSNAHEDIVWYKVEAENFESIHNHNAYAVIEKPR; this is encoded by the coding sequence ATGAAGGAACTGAAGGACACCCAGAACGAGCGGGACGACCGCAACCTGGCGATCGATCGCGTGGGCGTGAAAGGCCTGCGCTTCCCGGTGGAAGTAAGCGACAAGGGTGGCTCCACCCAGCGTACGGTAGCTACCGTGGCACTGGCGGTAGATCTGCCGCACCACTACAAGGGCACTCACATGAGCCGCTTCGTGGAGGTGCTGAACTCCCACGGTAACTGCCTGGACGTGCGCTCGATGGCGGGCCTGCCACGCGAGCTGCTGAAGCGCCTCGATGCGCGGAAGGCACACGTGGAGTTCCAGTTTCCCTTTTTCCGCTCCAAGCCCGCGCCCGTGACCGGTCGCGCCGGCCTGATGGACTATGAAGTCCGCTTCGAGGTGGAGGCGGAGAAGGATGGTCCGCTGGACTTCGTGGTGACGGTGATGGTCCCGGTGGCCACGCTCTGCCCCTGCTCAAAGGAAATCAGTGATCGAGGTGCCCACAACCAGCGCGGCGTGGTGACCTACTCCGTGCGCTGTAAGGAGCCGGTGTGGATCGAGGACCTCGTCCAACTTGTCGAGCGCTCCGCGAGCTGCGAGCTCTACAGTCTGCTCAAGCGGCCGGACGAGAAGGCGGTGACCGAGCGCGCCTACGACAACCCGGTCTTCGTGGAGGATCTGGTGCGCAACGTCGCCTCGCGCTCGAATGCGCACGAGGACATCGTGTGGTATAAGGTCGAGGCGGAGAACTTCGAGTCGATCCACAATCACAATGCGTATGCGGTGATCGAGAAGCCGAGGTAA
- the rpmG gene encoding 50S ribosomal protein L33 — protein sequence MPREIIILECTEARAEGKPPSRYVTTRNKKSLRTPGRLEKVKFNPSLQRRTVHRELR from the coding sequence ATGCCACGCGAAATTATTATCCTTGAGTGCACGGAAGCCCGTGCGGAGGGCAAGCCGCCCTCGCGCTACGTGACCACGCGCAACAAAAAGAGCCTGCGCACGCCGGGCCGTCTGGAGAAGGTGAAATTCAACCCTTCCCTTCAGCGCCGCACCGTCCACCGCGAACTCCGCTAA
- a CDS encoding SCO family protein: MRTPVQHLEPAVRDPRKLRNTALILTAIMIASAVGIFVAYLKLAERQANDDTPSFKGRLDPNQVLKVWRQDESEGDLGSLQGHVYVIAPVLFSDPERWQHTRAVLERLAKKYADREDFHIVCLTVDPENEPPKKLAEYAKELDATLPKWWLAATREESTHKFLKNILRMEVYPHREDGKWIYDGAVVVIDRDRHIRKGTVKMSDRFRTDAKFDFEAAAAWGKEHPVDGDTTRVSRDLEDLLVHVIDHVLAKPVTKQ, from the coding sequence ATGAGGACGCCCGTGCAGCATCTCGAACCCGCCGTGCGCGATCCGCGCAAACTGCGGAACACGGCCCTGATTTTGACCGCGATCATGATCGCCAGCGCGGTCGGGATCTTCGTCGCCTACCTGAAGCTCGCGGAACGGCAGGCCAATGACGACACGCCTTCCTTCAAGGGCAGGCTTGATCCGAACCAAGTGCTCAAGGTCTGGCGGCAAGACGAGAGCGAGGGTGATCTGGGAAGCTTGCAGGGACATGTCTATGTCATCGCTCCGGTGCTATTCAGCGATCCGGAGAGGTGGCAGCACACACGGGCGGTGCTGGAGAGGCTCGCAAAGAAGTATGCGGATCGGGAAGACTTCCACATCGTTTGCCTGACGGTGGATCCGGAGAATGAGCCGCCAAAGAAGCTGGCGGAGTATGCGAAGGAGCTCGATGCGACCTTACCCAAGTGGTGGCTCGCCGCTACCCGTGAGGAGAGCACCCACAAGTTCCTCAAGAACATCCTGAGGATGGAAGTCTACCCGCATCGCGAAGACGGCAAGTGGATCTACGACGGCGCGGTGGTGGTGATCGACCGCGACCGCCACATCCGTAAGGGCACCGTGAAGATGAGCGACCGGTTCCGCACCGACGCGAAGTTCGATTTCGAAGCGGCCGCCGCCTGGGGCAAGGAGCACCCGGTGGATGGCGATACCACCCGCGTCTCGCGGGATCTTGAAGACCTGCTGGTTCACGTGATCGACCACGTGCTGGCGAAACCCGTGACCAAACAATGA
- a CDS encoding SCO family protein — translation MTDRGKIGMIYGGVAVLSALIIGVAVYLGKQVPEQPQPDFSNVVAEKEPTLFQIQNDFSGVNQAGEQVKLSDLKGKVWVVSEFFAVCPHCAARNGVELKGIYEQFKDHPDFQMVCVSVDPETDTHDKLEAYGKALGADPKNWWFLTHPNVQETHDYLEKELKFFKIRERTDQADRESNGRYAHDMGITLVDREWNVLGKWPLYDAKSEEGRRRDPHLYEKLKKELETRIHEELDKNETPGI, via the coding sequence ATGACCGACCGGGGAAAAATCGGAATGATCTACGGTGGAGTGGCGGTGCTGTCCGCGCTCATCATCGGCGTGGCCGTTTATCTGGGCAAGCAAGTGCCCGAACAGCCGCAGCCGGACTTCAGCAACGTGGTGGCCGAGAAGGAGCCGACGCTGTTTCAAATCCAGAACGACTTCAGCGGCGTGAACCAAGCTGGCGAGCAGGTGAAGCTTTCCGATCTGAAGGGGAAGGTGTGGGTAGTCTCCGAGTTCTTCGCCGTCTGCCCGCACTGCGCGGCGCGGAATGGCGTGGAGCTGAAGGGGATCTACGAGCAATTCAAGGATCACCCGGACTTCCAGATGGTCTGTGTCTCGGTGGACCCGGAGACGGACACCCACGACAAGCTGGAAGCCTATGGCAAGGCGCTCGGTGCCGATCCGAAGAACTGGTGGTTCCTGACGCATCCGAACGTGCAGGAAACCCACGACTATCTGGAGAAGGAGCTGAAGTTCTTCAAGATCCGCGAGCGCACCGATCAGGCCGACCGCGAATCGAACGGACGCTATGCCCACGACATGGGGATCACGCTGGTGGACCGGGAATGGAACGTGCTCGGCAAATGGCCGCTCTACGACGCGAAGTCCGAGGAGGGACGCCGCCGTGACCCGCACCTCTACGAGAAGCTCAAGAAAGAGCTGGAGACGCGCATCCACGAGGAGCTGGACAAGAACGAGACGCCCGGAATCTGA
- the rpsR gene encoding 30S ribosomal protein S18, with the protein MSEPKTVERRIRFRKANRKMTTRRHDIPADDVNYKNPDLLSKFTSETGKILPRRVTGVSAKLHRKITRSIKRSRAVNLMP; encoded by the coding sequence ATGTCCGAACCTAAGACCGTCGAACGCCGGATTCGCTTCCGCAAAGCGAACCGCAAGATGACCACCCGCCGCCACGATATCCCGGCGGACGACGTGAACTACAAGAATCCCGATCTCCTCTCGAAGTTCACTTCGGAGACCGGCAAGATCCTGCCCCGCCGCGTGACCGGCGTGTCTGCCAAGCTTCACCGCAAGATCACGCGCTCCATCAAGCGCTCCCGTGCGGTCAACCTGATGCCCTGA
- the cyoE gene encoding heme o synthase produces MSDALPAEEPKVTEAAATPPPTAVAQVPAPAKTQPLAEEIAAAEAGVEDPGLRKDLLVLTKMRLNVFVLITTFFGFLLAARSGGRTFDFIILAHTLIGTAAAAFGSAAFNQVMEVDLDARMKRTANRPLPSRRMDPLFAFGVGWVLSAGGIIHLAAKVGMWPAWLAAATVAVYVFIYTPLKRFSSTNTLVGAIPGAIPPMIGWTAAGGPVDAAAWFLFALLFLWQLPHFVAISWLCREEYEEAGYQMWSNGDVSGRRSGLLAAVFSLMLAALPLWPWFAGWTPGIPGYAALGGGILFGLMMAAFAGRFMRDGLRTSFRRLFLFTLLYLPLELGLLAIAWR; encoded by the coding sequence ATGAGTGATGCCCTGCCTGCAGAAGAACCGAAGGTGACGGAGGCCGCCGCGACGCCTCCGCCAACCGCGGTTGCGCAAGTGCCGGCACCCGCCAAGACCCAGCCGCTGGCGGAGGAGATCGCCGCCGCTGAAGCGGGGGTGGAGGATCCCGGTCTGCGCAAGGACCTGCTGGTGCTCACCAAGATGCGCCTGAACGTCTTCGTGTTGATCACGACTTTCTTTGGCTTCCTGCTCGCGGCGCGTTCAGGCGGCCGGACTTTCGATTTCATCATCCTGGCACACACCCTGATCGGGACAGCGGCGGCGGCTTTCGGCTCGGCCGCTTTCAATCAGGTGATGGAGGTGGATCTGGACGCGCGGATGAAGCGCACGGCAAATCGTCCGCTGCCTTCGCGGCGTATGGACCCGCTCTTCGCCTTCGGGGTGGGCTGGGTGCTTTCGGCGGGTGGGATCATCCATCTGGCAGCGAAGGTCGGGATGTGGCCCGCCTGGCTCGCGGCGGCCACGGTGGCGGTCTACGTCTTCATATACACCCCGCTGAAGCGCTTCAGTAGTACCAACACCCTCGTCGGGGCGATTCCGGGGGCGATCCCGCCGATGATCGGCTGGACGGCGGCAGGAGGGCCGGTGGACGCGGCGGCATGGTTCCTATTCGCACTGCTTTTCCTGTGGCAGCTCCCGCACTTCGTGGCGATCAGCTGGCTCTGCCGCGAGGAATACGAGGAGGCTGGCTACCAGATGTGGTCGAATGGCGATGTGAGCGGACGGCGCAGCGGCTTGCTGGCGGCGGTCTTCTCGCTGATGCTGGCGGCATTGCCGCTGTGGCCGTGGTTCGCGGGCTGGACGCCCGGGATTCCGGGCTACGCGGCGCTCGGTGGCGGGATTCTTTTCGGGCTGATGATGGCGGCCTTCGCGGGACGTTTCATGCGGGACGGCCTGCGCACCTCTTTCCGGCGGCTCTTCCTCTTCACGCTGCTCTACCTGCCGCTAGAACTGGGATTGCTTGCCATCGCGTGGCGCTAG
- the scpB gene encoding SMC-Scp complex subunit ScpB — MELPSIVEALLTSSNEPLPAEEIARLVRARVAEAEDSRARKIEDGETPPELPEWLAALSAVSSEQIIAAIAKLNHDYETSGRAFSLVERAKGWKLFTRPSYGEFVRHLFPGRKPERLSGPAMETLAIIAYRQPITKGAIEAVRGVACDGMLQKLLDRELVRIGGRAELPGRPLLYETTELFYEHFGIRSIDDLPNSTELRRVKLPEAPAESTAAAESQLALSATDSKPEENAE, encoded by the coding sequence ATGGAACTGCCGTCGATCGTAGAAGCCCTCCTGACCAGCTCGAACGAGCCCTTGCCCGCGGAGGAGATCGCGCGGCTGGTCCGTGCCCGCGTGGCGGAGGCCGAGGATTCCCGCGCCCGCAAGATCGAGGATGGCGAGACCCCGCCGGAGTTGCCGGAGTGGCTTGCAGCGCTTTCCGCGGTGTCTTCCGAGCAGATCATCGCTGCTATCGCGAAGCTGAATCACGACTACGAGACGAGCGGTCGGGCCTTCTCCCTGGTGGAACGCGCGAAAGGCTGGAAGCTCTTCACGCGCCCCTCCTACGGCGAGTTCGTCCGCCATCTCTTCCCGGGTCGCAAGCCGGAGCGCCTCAGCGGCCCGGCGATGGAGACGCTGGCAATCATCGCCTACCGCCAGCCGATCACCAAGGGCGCCATCGAGGCGGTCCGCGGCGTGGCCTGCGACGGCATGCTACAGAAGCTGCTGGACCGTGAGCTGGTCCGCATCGGCGGTCGTGCCGAGCTTCCGGGGCGTCCCCTGCTCTACGAGACCACCGAGCTCTTCTATGAGCACTTCGGTATCCGTAGCATCGACGACCTGCCGAACTCGACCGAGCTCCGCCGGGTGAAGCTGCCGGAAGCGCCCGCAGAGTCCACCGCTGCCGCTGAATCCCAGCTCGCCCTCAGCGCGACCGACTCGAAGCCGGAGGAAAATGCCGAATGA
- a CDS encoding immunity 53 family protein gives MHRRPPETNWLVDFSKLVGWYKSHCDRVREHEKGIRLETLDNPGWILKINLVGTNLEGCAMAEVAEGLDDGDHLPWIHCYIRENEFVGACDPDQVARLFAVFEDFRTASLS, from the coding sequence ATGCATCGCAGACCACCGGAGACCAACTGGCTTGTTGATTTCTCGAAGCTAGTCGGGTGGTATAAAAGCCACTGCGACCGAGTCCGGGAGCATGAAAAAGGAATTCGGCTCGAAACCCTCGACAATCCGGGCTGGATTCTGAAGATCAATTTGGTCGGCACGAATCTCGAGGGATGCGCCATGGCTGAAGTTGCAGAAGGACTCGATGACGGAGATCACCTGCCTTGGATTCATTGCTACATTCGAGAGAATGAGTTCGTGGGTGCCTGCGATCCGGATCAAGTAGCGCGACTCTTCGCGGTTTTCGAGGACTTCAGGACAGCTTCGCTCTCTTAG
- a CDS encoding DUF420 domain-containing protein, which translates to MTNEKKKWLSRAPQEALSKKLGIVAWVLTAVVLALVGVMRKVSIPLPEGVSFTFLPPVHAVLNSLVAITLVVAIVAIKQGKVSLHRNAIFAAMALSIGFLLCYVAYHFTTPETLYGDLNGDRIVDEAEKAAAGGMRPVYLILLLTHIVLAGVSLPFILFTFISGWTNRFTAHRRLAKWVFPMWLYVAVTGPICYLMLKPYYQ; encoded by the coding sequence ATGACGAACGAGAAGAAGAAGTGGCTCTCGCGGGCCCCGCAGGAAGCTTTGTCGAAGAAGCTCGGTATTGTCGCCTGGGTGCTGACCGCCGTGGTTCTCGCCTTGGTCGGCGTGATGCGGAAGGTGAGCATCCCCCTACCGGAGGGCGTGTCCTTCACCTTCCTGCCGCCGGTGCATGCGGTGCTAAACTCGCTGGTGGCGATCACGTTGGTGGTAGCGATCGTGGCGATCAAGCAGGGGAAGGTGAGCCTGCATCGCAACGCGATCTTCGCGGCGATGGCGCTCTCGATCGGCTTCCTGCTCTGCTACGTGGCCTATCACTTCACCACGCCAGAGACGCTCTACGGGGACCTGAACGGCGACCGGATCGTGGATGAGGCGGAGAAGGCGGCGGCGGGCGGCATGCGTCCGGTGTATCTGATTCTGCTGCTCACCCACATCGTGCTCGCCGGGGTAAGCTTGCCTTTTATCCTTTTCACCTTCATCTCCGGCTGGACCAACCGCTTCACCGCGCACCGCCGCCTGGCCAAGTGGGTCTTCCCGATGTGGCTCTACGTGGCCGTGACGGGACCGATCTGCTACCTGATGCTGAAGCCCTACTATCAGTGA
- a CDS encoding TraR/DksA family transcriptional regulator, with translation MAEKKQPAKKAAPAKAEKKAAPKAEAKKPSAAKAKPEAEEDAAPVVAPASSGPVKVSGFVLKQKQRLLDLRDELVDAMSGMTGEIRNAPEGSEASGSGMHQGDAGSDAYDRDFALSVLAKEQDALYEIEQALRRIDRGAYGICEMSGKAIPQARLEAIPFARLTVECQAQWEKEYGNRRFRPSNEVGFAGGHYQDDEDSEAVSLDEDDD, from the coding sequence ATGGCCGAGAAGAAGCAACCCGCGAAGAAGGCGGCACCCGCCAAAGCCGAAAAGAAGGCAGCCCCCAAGGCCGAAGCCAAGAAGCCGAGCGCCGCGAAGGCCAAGCCTGAAGCTGAAGAGGATGCCGCGCCAGTGGTCGCGCCTGCCAGCAGCGGTCCGGTGAAGGTGAGCGGATTCGTTCTCAAGCAGAAGCAGCGCCTGCTGGACCTGCGCGACGAGCTGGTGGATGCGATGTCCGGGATGACCGGCGAGATCCGCAATGCCCCGGAAGGCAGCGAGGCCTCCGGCAGCGGCATGCACCAGGGTGATGCGGGTAGCGATGCCTACGACCGCGACTTCGCCCTCAGCGTGCTGGCCAAGGAGCAGGATGCCCTTTACGAGATCGAGCAGGCCCTGCGCCGCATCGACCGCGGTGCTTACGGCATCTGCGAAATGTCCGGCAAGGCCATCCCTCAGGCCCGCCTTGAGGCCATTCCCTTCGCCCGCCTGACCGTCGAGTGCCAGGCCCAGTGGGAGAAGGAATACGGTAACCGCCGCTTCCGCCCGTCCAATGAAGTCGGCTTCGCCGGCGGTCATTATCAGGATGATGAAGATTCTGAAGCGGTTTCTCTTGACGAGGACGACGACTGA
- the hisD gene encoding histidinol dehydrogenase → MKILGYRDTDYASFVKRLNRRALPTHDVRDLVAEIIAAVAAQGDKALVAYAKRFDNVELKEKQLFVTPEELAAVKVAASTRKAVAASLKNITAFAKGGLRKDWSMVNAEGARVGERFQPFDRVGIYVPGGKAPLVSTALMTAGFAKAAGVPEIIAATPCGPDGKVNTELLYALKAAGVTEILKIGGAQAIAALSLGTKTVRPVDRLFGPGNRFVVEAKRQLFGAVSIDLLPGPSEVLIIADKTGNPDYIAADLLAQAEHGGDSVIGFVTDSKALIGKVVKAMDKQLLTLARGNYIRQVLKQGTFILHVRNMAEAVAISNDFASEHVSLICADEKKWLPQIRTAGAIYLGNDSPVAVGDFLAGPSHTLPTGGSGRSFSGLRADQFQRRTSIVKLDKKAVRKSLEVVQEFARIEGLDAHGRSTAIRVGK, encoded by the coding sequence ATGAAGATCCTCGGATACCGCGACACCGACTACGCCTCCTTCGTCAAGCGCCTGAACCGCCGCGCGCTGCCGACACATGACGTACGCGATCTGGTAGCCGAGATCATCGCCGCCGTGGCGGCTCAGGGAGACAAGGCGCTGGTGGCTTATGCCAAGCGCTTTGACAATGTGGAGCTGAAGGAGAAGCAGCTCTTCGTCACGCCGGAGGAACTGGCAGCGGTGAAGGTGGCCGCCTCCACACGCAAGGCGGTGGCGGCGAGCCTCAAGAACATCACGGCCTTTGCGAAGGGTGGCCTGCGCAAGGATTGGTCGATGGTGAATGCCGAAGGGGCGAGGGTGGGGGAGCGCTTCCAGCCCTTCGACCGCGTGGGCATCTATGTCCCCGGTGGCAAGGCGCCGCTGGTCTCGACCGCGCTCATGACCGCCGGCTTCGCCAAGGCGGCCGGTGTGCCGGAGATCATCGCGGCGACGCCCTGTGGACCGGATGGCAAGGTGAATACCGAGCTGCTCTATGCGCTGAAGGCGGCGGGAGTGACGGAGATTCTCAAGATCGGCGGCGCACAGGCGATCGCCGCGCTTTCGCTTGGCACCAAGACGGTGCGTCCGGTGGACCGGCTTTTCGGGCCCGGGAACCGTTTCGTGGTCGAGGCCAAGCGCCAGCTTTTCGGGGCGGTGTCGATCGACCTTCTGCCGGGACCGAGCGAGGTGCTGATCATCGCGGACAAGACCGGTAATCCCGACTACATCGCGGCGGACCTGCTCGCCCAAGCGGAGCACGGCGGTGATAGCGTGATCGGTTTCGTCACCGACTCGAAGGCGCTCATCGGCAAGGTGGTGAAGGCGATGGACAAGCAGCTCCTCACGCTGGCCCGCGGCAACTACATCCGACAGGTACTAAAGCAGGGGACCTTTATCCTGCACGTGCGCAACATGGCGGAAGCCGTGGCGATCTCAAACGACTTCGCCTCCGAGCACGTCTCGCTCATCTGCGCGGACGAGAAGAAGTGGCTGCCGCAGATCCGCACCGCGGGCGCCATCTATCTGGGCAATGACTCTCCGGTCGCGGTGGGAGATTTCCTCGCTGGTCCGAGCCACACGCTGCCGACCGGTGGCAGCGGCCGTTCCTTCTCCGGCCTGCGCGCGGATCAATTCCAGCGCCGCACCAGCATTGTGAAGCTCGACAAGAAGGCGGTGCGGAAGTCGCTGGAGGTCGTGCAGGAGTTTGCGCGGATCGAGGGGCTGGATGCCCACGGACGGTCCACGGCGATCCGGGTGGGGAAGTAG